In Capricornis sumatraensis isolate serow.1 chromosome 6, serow.2, whole genome shotgun sequence, the genomic window ATTGGGCAAATAGGTTCATAGCAGAATAGTCATACTGGAAATGGCACAGCCCTGAAGCTCAGGACCTAGGGTGTAGTTAACAATTGGTAAGGTATGGTGCAGTAAAAGATGGTGTGGTCATTTCTGATGGCAAATATGTAACTCAGATAATTTCTACTTAGAAACAGTTCTACAAAAATGTCAAGAAGTGACCATGCATAGAAGAGTATGGCGTGTGCCCATCACTTAAAACTGAATACCAATGTAAACGTACAGGTTAACAAAAATTAGGGGAATTCATGGAGGATGCACCCAGGTACCAAAGGACCTGGGCTGTCCATCCCGGCTCTGCTGCTGGTTTTCTGTATGATCCTATGTGTGCGCTTTAGTTTCACCCTCTGCATGTCATGAGGAGGTTGTGAATTATATACTTTATGTCATACAGGGCTTTGCTTTTGCTGTGTTCATCTAATTAAGTTTCTAGTAAATAcactaaaaagacaaaaagatacacTTCAAAGAAGCAAGAGTGTGTGAGATGCTTTCTGCCTCTTGGGGCATAATGGGCACCCCTTCCCCAGTCTCAGAACTTCGTGCTTGTGGGTGTTGGGGAGCCTCCCATCCAGACTCAGAACATAGTGCTTCCCATTCCCCGAGTGCTTACTCCATGCTGGGCACTGTGCCCCCTGCTCTTTCCCTATATTATCTCTTATTAGTTCTTCCAGCAATTGTGGGGTTATCTTCATTCTTCCAAGTGTTGAAAATGATGCTTTGCAGGCATCAGATAGTTGTCTAAGGAgccgggatttgaacccaggccctagTCCCAGAGATCAGTCTCGTCTTCACTTGCATGCTCCAGTTCTCTCCTTGTTAGCTAACAGGCCTCTGGCGCTTCAGGGAAATACACTGTCCCCTTTGTGCCCACAGCGGACAACGAAAACAACATCGCCTCCAACCAGTCCCGATCACCCCCTGCTGTCGTGGAGGAGAAGTGGAAGCCCCAAGCCCAGAGGAACAGCACCAACAACAGTAGGTCTTTCCCAGGCGGATGCCGGGGACTGGTGGAAGTCTGCTCCAGCCGCTCCCCCTGCTTGTTCCCCTCTGCCCCCCTCCACACCCCTGTACCTCCCATGGTGATGCAAGACCATGCATAACGGTTTACCAAGCACTTTCATACCTGAGACCTAGTTGATGGGAATTCTGACCTCACgggatggacagaggaggcctggGGAGACCTGATCTCTTTGTGATCAGAGGATACAAATTCATGACAGAATCAGAATTAGAATCCACTCCCCACAATTTCTCTGGTCTGCTTTTTCCTGTCACTGTGGCCTCAGGTATCTTATTCACTAACACCTTTTGTATcaggctgtttctgttttgaggAACAGGTTAGACTAGTTAGCTTCAGAGGTCGAAGTGAATGGCACATGTAGCAAATATTTGCACACATACCATTACCCTCTGTTCCCGTGCCCACGGCAGGCATTACTAGTCAATCACAGAACTTCATTCCCAGGAGACTGTCACATGTTAAAGACTTGCCAGGACCATCAGTTTGCACACAAGATGAAATCACTTCGTAATTCCTAATACTAGATGCTTGAGTATTAGGCTGCTGCCAGACCAAGGAGCCTTGAATGCCAGGATTAATCATGCCTCTCTTTGTGTCCCCCCTCACCCACCAGCCACAACCGGTAGTTTGACACCCAACAGCATGATCCCCGAGAAGGAGCGGCAGAACATCGCAGAGCGGCTGCTGCGGGTCATGTGTGCCGACCTGGGTGCTCTGAGCGTGGTGAGCGGGAAGGAGTTCCTGAAGCTGGCCCAGACCCTGGTGGACAGTGGCGCCCGCTACGGGGCCTTCTCGGTCACCGAGATCCTGGGCAACTTCAATACGCTGGCGCTGAAGCACCTGCCGCGCATGTACAaccaggtgaaggtgaaggtcACGTGCGCCTTGGGCAGCAACGCCTGCCTGGGCATCGGCGTGACCTGCCACTCGCAGAGTGTTGGCCCCGACTCCTGCTACATCCTCACGGCCTACCAGGCCGAGGGCAACCACATCAAGAGCTACGTGCTAGGCGTGAAGGGCGCGGACATTCGCGACAGCGGCGACCTGGTGCACCACTGGGTGCAGAACGTGCTGTCGGAGTTCGTGATGTCGGAGATCAGGACAGTGTACGTGACGGACTGCCGGGTGAGCGCGTCTGCCTTCTCCAAGGCTGGCATGTGCCTGCGCTGCTCAGCCTGCGCCTTGAACTCGGTGGTGCAGAGCGTGCTGAGCAAGCGGACGCTGCAGGCCCGCAGCATGCACGAGGTCATCGAGCTGCTCAACGTGTGCGAGGACCTGGCGGGCTCCACCGGCCTCGCCAAGGAGACCTTCGGCTCGCTGGAGGAGACCTCGCCGCCGCCCTGCTGGAACTCGGTCACGGACTCGCTGCTGCTGGTACACGAGCGCTACGAGCAAATCTGCGAGTTCTACAGCCGGGCCAAGAAGATGAACCTCATCCAGAGCCTCAACAAGCACCTGCTCAGCAACCTGGCGGCCATCCTGACGCCGGTGAAGCAGGCGGTCATCGAGCTGAGCAACGAGAGCCAGCCCACCCTGCAGCTGGTGCTCCCTACCTACGTCAGGCTGGAGAAGCTGTTCACGGCCAAGGCCAACGACGCGGGCACCGTGAGCAAGCTGTGCCACCTCTTCCTGGAGGCGCTCAAGGAGAACTTCAAGGTGCACCCAGCACACAAGGTGGCCATGATCCTAGACCCGCAGCAGAAGCTGCGGCCCGTGCCCCCCTACCAGCACGAGGAGATCATCGGCAAGGTGTGCGAGCTCATCAACGAGGTCAAGGAGTCCTGGACTGAGGAGGCCGACTTCGAGCCCGCAGCCAAGAAGCCCCGCTCCGCCCCCGGAGAAAACCCTGCCACCCAGGAGGACGACCGGCTCGGGAAGAACGAAGTGTACGATTACCTGCAGGAGCCCCTCTTCCAGGCCACCCCCGATCTCTTCCAGTACTGGTCGTGCGTGACCCAAAAGCACACAAAACTCGCCAAGCTTGCCTTCTGGCTCCTCGCGGTGCCGGCCGTGGGGGCCAGGAGCGGGTGTGTAAATATGTGTGAACAAGCACTTCTCATCAAAAGGAGGCGACTGCTCAGTCCAGAAGATATGAACAAACTCATGTTTCTGAAATCCAACATGCTTTAAGACttccagattgaaaaaaaaaaaaaaatgaaagagagaaagaaaagagaacgttcaaagaagaaggaaaaaaacccacacaacACTGTCgcaaacaaagaaaaggaatttaagtTCTAAACACTGTGGACCTCATTATAAATGCCCCCTGGAAACTTAAGTGCtttttttcagtgtgtgtgtgcatgtgtgtgcacgggCAGCTCTGTGCTTGTCTGCGTGGCTCCCGAAGTgttgcacacacgtgcacacacacactcccctggtgcatgcatgcatgcccccTTGTGGGCGTGTGTGCATTAAACTGGGCATGTCAGGAAAGCTGAGTGTTTGGGAAAGAGGGAAGACGCTTCACTTCCTTTTCTCAGTGAGGGGGCTTTAAAAGACTCCATTTTCAGGTGTGCAGATTGTACAAACTGATGTTGTGAAATGTTCAGGCAGCTGAGATCTGAAGTGACTTGAcgctctctgtccttcaccctgTGGTCCCCCTACTgcccgccacccccgcccccagtctTCCTGACCCTATCACGCCCCACTCCTCCCCAGCTGCCCTGCCATGGATTCTCCAAACTGCATCAGATGGACAGCTTCTGCACTGGACTTTGTTCTCGTTCACCTTCAGGGCATTGAGCTGCTGCCTTTACGATACCCCTGGGTGTCAGGGGGCAGCCGCCTTAGAAACACACCTATCTATCtccccaaatcaggaaaggagacttttaagaatataaagctgaccttttgctttttaatataagagagaaaaaaaaagacattttcaaagaagTATAAGATAACTGTCTCCACTCCTTAATAATTTTTTCCTAACATTTTTgcagtttttgcctttttttttccaatttgattTAGACTCTGCTAGGAGGCACTGAATGTCTATAACTTAtattttggagggtttttttgtgtttgtttttttttttgattgcccTTTTTGTTCCTCGAGTCACACTGTAAACTAGCTCATCTCAGTGGTGTATTCAGTATCCTGAGGTTTTTATCAACCTTCCCTGTATGGTCCAGTTTTCCTGTATTTGAAACAGCCAAGACTGTGAACTTGGCTGTGCTGTTTGGAGACCAGGAGAGGTATTGGAGTCACAGGTCTCGCAGACGTGGGATTTGGTGGAAGCCACAGAGAAACATGTGGCTTAGGAGTGCTGACTGTAAGTGGAAGACCGCCCTCCTGGCTCGCTGCGTCTGGTACTGCGAATGTCTGATTTCTGTACCCAGAGTGCATTACACTACTTGCCGCATCACTGACCCTTCTGGCTCAGCAGGGAATCCTGAGTTGATCCATGTTCACATCCATCACACCTCAGACCCAcgacctcctcttcctccccaggaCCCCGGAGATTCCAGGGGTTCCACTGCCCACGGCCCCGGGGGTCCCCCGCATGAGCCTCAGCCCTCCTTCTAGGACGGTAGTTGAGCACGGTGCCTTGCGGGCCCAATGACGGATGTTTGAGGGTGGAATGGCATTAGGCCACATTCaacttgatgctgtgaaagatggTTTTAggcttttcttcctctgtgagCGGTTTAGGTTCCACACACTTAGCCTAAATGCCAAGAGGGTGACCCTTTCTGCTCTCAAGAGGTGGTTTTGTCAGAATCAGTGCTCAGCGTCCCACCCCACCTCTCAGTGAATATATACTGGTGGTCCAGTATCCCCTCGGTGCCCACCATCGCGGGGGGAGCCATTTGCAAAGGCACATTCTACCATCCTGGGGAGCTGACCAAGTCCACCACATCCCTCCTTAGTAATAAAACATTGTTCAACTGCGAGATACCTCGATTTCAAAAAGCACTGTACAACAGCCCTCTCCCTACTCCCCGGTCCATGGCAGTGACGTTGGGGAAGTTAAGTTAATTTGAAAACTCAAGGCTTAGGATCATGGACCAGAACACTGTCCCAGGTGCCAAGCCTGCTCAGTTTGCCTCATGAGAACTAACCCTCCACATCTTGGACACACTGAAATGTATCCCAGAGGGTCGTTTCCACGTTCTCTGCAGCAAGCCATGGTCTCAGGAACCACCATGCCATTTCCTCTCTCAGAGAAGTTCTGGGCATTTACTCTACAGAATTTCCAAGGGGTGTCACACCATCGGAAGAGCCTCTTATCTGCACTGGACAGTCACCTCGTGTCACGTTCTATAGTATATGGGAGCATTGACAGGCTATTTGATGAGACTTTGGGAGATCTTCCAGAAGGTGGCTGCAGGCTTGCTGATGGGGTAGATGCCTACAACCAAAGGCCTCCAGCCTTGCTGCCGGGGAGGCCTGGCACTCTGAGCCACACAGGAGGGTGGAAGCTGCCTGTGTTGTGTAGCTGGTGGGAGTCAAGCCTCAGAGCccatcctctctctccttttgagtGGGGAGCTGTGCTGGTCTTGCCTCATTTTAGGGGCCACTCCGCAAATCGGCATTTCACTGTCTTGCAAAGCCATCAGGACCAAGCCCAAGTATCAGCGTCCTTCTTGGAACTCGGGGATATCTGCCATCCAGCGTGAAATTTTGAGGAAGTCTTATAAAATCCAGGTATCTAGTTACACATGTCACCTCCTGTTCTGTTCCTCCTTTCCACCTCAGTTCGATCCTTAGGGCTTGGCTTGCTCTGCAGAGAAGGTGTGAGTGCCACAAGTTTTCTGAAGGCTGTTCCTGGGACTGTCTCATCCAGATAATGGGCACAAGGTCACAGGTAGTCATTTCTCTCTTCCAGTCTTTCATCCTTCAGACACTCTTGTTGCCAGTAGGAAGGGCTGTACCAAGGTGTCCCCACTCCGTCTGCTTTCTCACGCAGGCAGCTCGCCTACTGCAGACTCCCTTGCAGTGAACAGCTTAATAAAACCCAAAGATCTCACAGGCCCAGCCACTGGCCCCTCGTCTCCAGCAATATCCACCCTATCCAAATTCTAGCTCAGCCAAAGGATTGAGGTTGGCTCTTCCAGCTCATCTCCTGGCGCCTGCCCTGACATGGACCTTCAGAAAGGTCTGTCTTCTGCCTCcaagttctgtggccactgaCCACTGTGGGACTCTACAGCTCAAGGCAGAGTCTGCCTTGCTGACTTGGACACAGTTTGCCAGAAGTGTGTGATTCCCAGGACAGAAGGGGCCTTGCTGCTGACATGCACGGACCCCAGCGAGGATGCGGAGAAAACACACGTCCACTCTGCAGGGTTTCCCTGCCTCCTCTGAGGCCAGTCAGCTTCGCCACCAAAGCCCAAGCCAAGGACCATAGCCTTGTGGGCGGTGCCACAGGTGTGGAGTAGCCGAGGGGTCTCTGCTTCACCAAGAGCAGGCGTGCCATCCCAGTTGTCATGAATGGATGCCTGGACTTGTGCCAAGATGGTTCTTCCCTCTGCCCAGGTCCaccagccaggcctccctccagATGGTAGCTAGAAGCCAGGAAACAGGGGCCGTCAGATGAAGCTCCTTGTGGCTACTTCATTTCAGGGTTCACGGCATAAAAAACCACCTCCTGTGTCTGTGAGCGAGGACACTGCCATCACCCAGCCTGGCAGCTTCATGGTTGGCATCCAGGCTTCGGCTCTTTGCTGGGAAAAGGGTGCTGAGGTTTCCTGGTGAGGAGAGAGCAGTCCGACGACGCAGTTGAGAAGCTATACATCTCCCGATTGGGAAGGACTCTCTCGGATGTCAGCTCTGTAGGCTGGTGagcctcctgtccttcagcttgCTCTTTTCTCTCCTGCACTTTGAAGAAGCACCAGAGAAAAACTCTGCAAGGCATGTTTTCCACCGTGAAGCTGACCCTCTGCCCTTAGGGGTCACCCAGGCTTGTGCTTGAACTTGGACTAAACTCCCTGGAAAGTGGGCACCTGAAGAGCTGTCAGGGATGCCGCAGGCACTCTGGGAAGCCACAGCTTCACAGGGAAGGTTTGGAACGAACCTGGGCTGCTGACGGAGAAGGGAGGTCCCGTGAGGAATGACCCAGAAGGGGACAGTACTGGGATGTTGCCATGACGACGGGTGTGCTGGCAAAGATGGAGTGAGGAGCATCCAGGGCACAGCTGGAagtctccttctgcccccatgGAGCTGGGGCAAGTTCATAGCTCTGCCCTTGCCTGGGGAACAGCGGCAGCACCTCTGCCTGGGATGTACCTAGAGGAGGGCTTCTAGAAAGGCTGCTGGCTTAGATGAAACCAAGAGGCTAAGGAAGGCTCAGGCTGTCCCCTGGAGACAgtaggtggggaggggggctcctGTCTGGGCCCTGCCAGCCCCGCCTCGGCCCCCTCTATCCAGTCGGGAAGGGGCCTGCCCCCTCGTCACTGTGGCTAATGTTTGCTAGGCCAGTTATGGTGAACCAATGATACAGTGTTTTCCCTCTTGCGTTTCCCCTCCCAGTTCTCCCTTCTCGGGGTTTTCTGGAGGATCTTGTTGAGTTgttgttttccttcctctctcttttggGTTTGAGGATCGTAGTCCATGGAGCCCCACTGTTCTCTAGAGGGGCCCTGTGGTTCTGTGCAAAGAGGCACCTGCTCCCactttgatgagggtgaagggcATCAGGTTGCTGTTTGTATATTCGTGGCCCCACCGCCGCCACCACCATGGGCGTTGCTTTAAAGATTCGACTCCGGTACCGAGAAGGATGTGCTAGGTCTGCAGTTCGGTGTCTGCATCAGGACCCACTGGGGGCTTCCCCACCCACACGTCCCACCAGGAACCTTCGTCTCTTTGAACCAAAGTTCCTTTTAGGGGCACAGCCCAGCCTTGTCCGCAACCTCAGGGGCCTGGGATCCCTGTGGCGCTTCCTGAAGTCCAGGTTGGCAGAGACCATGGAGTCTGAGGCCAACCGGAAGGGGGGCTCCTCCCACAACCCAGGTGCCAGCCGGTCCCCGCCTAGGACCCTTCCCTCTCACCCAAACAGGGTCCCAGACGGGGTAGCCGGGTTCCAAAGCAGTGAGTGAGCTCGTGGACTGGCACAGGGCTGGAACTCGCCAGCCAGGAGACAGAGGGCCCCACGGGGCTGGAACCTCCCAGACCCACTGGGCAGTATGTCCAGGGCCATTCAGACTCCAAGCATCAGGAGGTCATTTTGTACAACCACCTGAAGCAGAGAGATTTTTTAAAGAGCATAAATTATTTTCGGTTGTTCTCTGATGACCCtaccttcccccccccccccataactTCATGTCTGTGATTCTTTCACATCAGGTAAATCTTATGAAAGCCTTggtgccccctccctcccaggccccaCTCAGTAACCACGTGTGTGCACCCCCATCCTTTCTCAGTAGTTAAAGACGTTCTAGGCAATACCATGGGCACATCTGACTGTGTCTCTCTCTTCGAGTGCAAGAAACTCAAGtcatcttaaaaaaatacaaaaaaaaaaatttacaaaaaaaaagaaacacacaaaaaaatatcttttttaggCCAGAGTTTTCTACAGgtattaatgaatatttttcttaatccTTATAAGTTTTATGTGTTTAATATTTCTTAATACCGGTAGCATTAATTTATACTTTTGTAGCAACACAATATTTTTATAAGCAGCCAGTGCTTGGCTCAAGTCTCCACAAGGGGTTTGTGCAGGGTTTTCTTGGGACCCTGTGTACCAtgtactgtatttaaaaaaaaaaaaaagttacctagTGTCACCCTTGCTGTGTTAATTAACAGACGTTGTTTGCGGTCTCCTGTGTCGTCGATGTGGATCCAGCAGTTCTACAAGGAGTCACGTTGCATGGGGGTTGAGTTGATGGTTTTTGTGATTTGTAAACCCCCGAGACCAAACTTGAGGGTTTATTTAGGGTTTTCTGTTTGTCCTCTGGGTTTTCGGTTTCCTTTTGGTTTGGGTACCGTTTCTCCATTTATAGCCAAATCAGTTTTGTGGTGTTTAAAACTTTTACTGATGTCAAatggaggaaaggaacagaaaaaaaaaaattttttttacaaagtaataaaatttaaaactgagcTGTTTAAATGTTGCTGTTTTTACCTGTCTGTTCTTGTCCAAAAGTGGGACATTCCCAGGGTGAAGAGGAAGGGTCCACTTGGTTCCTTAAATCGCCAAAAGCCCCAGCCCAGAATTCAACACCCCCTACCCTCCTCCCCTGAATTCTTGCAACATTATTTCCCGGTTGGTTGATGCCAAGGCAAAAAGACATCCTTTTAATGGTTAGAGAGAATCAGTTGCTTAAATAAATGATTTCATGTCAGTGTTGTATTTATGGTTTTACAATAAAACGACCTTTAGGAAGATGGCAGTGCGTGGCGTTATTTCTTGGGCTTGGGGTTGGGCCGTGTCATCCAGGCAGGAGCTGGGCACTGGAGAGTAGAGATGGACAGAGGGTCACCTGGGAGGGACGGAGCTGGAGTCCATCCCGAGGGACATTGGATGAGGTCGGGGTGGCCCTGGACACCAGAGCCGGGTCAGTGATAGCTGACAAATGAGACCCACGAGCATGTGGCCCCCGGGGCCTTGCTCTTGAGCGCTGGCCCAGGGGAGGAAGGGTGGCCCAGGCCCCCAGGAGCATACCCAGGTGTGCCTAGACTGACGTCATTTATGTGATGTTGTGGGTTGTGTGTACCGTCCGTTTTCTGAGGAAGGGTGCCTGTGGCTTTTGCCAAATTCCAGATGGCACCTGTGACTCTGAAGAATCAGTGGGAGCTGTCAGAGACACATTCAAACCCAGTGTCTGGACACACTCCAGACACTGGAGTCTCCAATGCGGCCCAGAGTGGAAAGCCTGCCTGGGGAGGGAAGGCACTCTCCACCCCAGGAGAGGTGCAGACAGGGCCCAGACACTACACTGGGTGCAAACGCGGAGGCCGGTGGGGCTGCCAGGCAGCCAGGCCAGCTCCCTTGGGTGCCCTCCTCTGTCCTGAAGCTCTGAGCAGCGTCCCGATGCAGCGGCCCACTCAGGCTCCCCAGTGGCTTTCTCACAGCACCCCCTTTCctaaacctccctccccattggCTGACTGCTGAAACGCTGCCATGCTCCGACCCAGCTCTCCTACTCCTCCAGGACGGGGTGGCTGTTCCCCACCTGCCTGGAGTTAGCGCACCCATCTCCTAAGTGAAGCACTCGTCAGGACGGGGTGGCTGTTCCCCACCTGCCCGGAGTCAGCGCACCCATCTCCTAAGTGAAGCACTCGTCAGGACGGGGTGGCTGTTCCCCACCTGCCCGGAGTCAGCGCACCCATCTCCTAAGTGAAGCACTCGTCAGGACGGGGTGGCTGTTCCCCACCTGCCCGGAGTCAGCGCACCCATCTCCTAAGTGAAGCACTCGTCAGGACGGGGTGGCTGTTCCCCACCTGCCCGGAGTCAGCGCACCCATCTCCTAAGTGAAGCACTCGTCAGGACGGGGTGGCTGTTCCCCACCTGCCCGGAGTCAGCGCACCCATCTCCTAAGTGAAGCACTCGTCAGGACGGGGTGGCTGTTCCCCACCTGCCCGGAGTCAGCGCACCCATCTCCTAAGTGAAGCACTCGTCCACGTTCGCCTTTGCCCTGTGGTCACATGCAGGCCTTGTGCTTCTTGGCCCCCCGCACTGGCCTCCTAGACCATGTGTGTGGAGTTTGAAGTGTCTGCGGAGGGGTGTCTGGCCCTGCCAAATTTCCCAGCGCGGCCATCACCCTAGCCAGGTTAAGAATCAGAGCCCTCCACGAGGGCCCTGCCAGGGTGGACTCGCCCTGAGCCTCACGCTGCAGACAGGCTCATCGACGCTTGGCTTGGATAGTCGGACTGAAGGCAAGTCTTTGACAGCGCCACCAGAAGACAGCTGTGGCCTGAGCCGGGAGCAGGGAAGGAGGGGCGACAGCTTCTCCTGAAGCAGGTCTGCTGTTGCCAGAACAGCCGGCGCCTTGGGCTTCATCCCTGTTCTTAACCCGATACAGTCAGCGAAAGTAAACATGgaagttgctgtcatgtccggctctttgcgaccccgtggactatgcagtccatggaattctccaggcgagaataccagagtgggtagtttttcccttctctagtggatcttcccatcccaggatcgaactgcggtctcctgcattgaaggcagatttctttaccaacaGCTCTCAGTGCACTCCCCGAAAGGGGTGCACTGCTGGGTCAGCTGAACAACTTCCCATCAATCAAATCGCAGGGGTCACAGCATGAATGGGCTGTGAGTCTGGGCCAGCCTCCCAGAGGCATCAGCCCTGCCCTCAGAAGCCCCTTCTGTGGGAGTTTCCTGCTGTTCAGCGTACCATGTGGACGTCCCAGAGCCGGTGGGTGAAATTCAATCAAGGAGTTTCTATGGGCTCTGAAACAAAAGTCAGGAGTCCTGCTGAAGCAGAAAGACCCCTCCGCCCCCCACCTCAGAAAACCAGGATCCAGTAAGCCCAGGGCATGGCCAGAGCCTTGGTATGGCTGAGGGGCCAGCCCctggattttaaaattaaaaaataaaaaacacatttttctgaGTAGCCACGTCTATGTTGTAGAAGAGATGAGTGTGACCTATATCTTTAGGAGAAAATTTAAGATGAGATGGTATAAGAATCAaacaggtggggcttccctggtggctaagcagtcaagaatctgcctgccagggctggagacacgggttcaagccCCAACCTggaaagagcccacatgcctccaAGGAGCTAAAGGCCATGCGCCACAGcttttgagcctgtgccctagagtctGGAGgctgcaactacagagcctgcGTGAAGCAACTGCTAAAACCCAagggccctagagcccatgctcaacaacaagccaccgcaacgagaaatCCATGCACTGAAGCTTAGAGAGtcgcccccactcgccgcaactagagcaaagcccgcgcagcaacaaagacccagcactgccaaaaaaaaaaaaaaacaagtgtagGTCATCTCAGCGTTTGGCTGGGAATGCTTCTGGTGCCTTCTGAGATAAGGGGACTCCTGACTGGAGGAGTCCCCTGAGGTGGTAAGACCAGATCCAAGGGAATTTTTTGGAGAGGAAGTTTTAGCAAGTGTCGTGGAGACATGTCTCCAGAACCAGGCAGGGAGGCAGCAGGGGCTGGTGACCCTCAAGGGTGGCTCTGTGTACACGG contains:
- the ZNF618 gene encoding LOW QUALITY PROTEIN: zinc finger protein 618 (The sequence of the model RefSeq protein was modified relative to this genomic sequence to represent the inferred CDS: substituted 1 base at 1 genomic stop codon) yields the protein MVNTEQNRERLKRSQKSTKLEGPEPAPAEASLSAEQGTMTEVKVKTELPDDYIQEVIWQGEAKEEKKAVSKDGTTGDVPAEICVVIGGVRNQQTLDGKAPNGSPHGRSVXGQYSGTWIFDQVLRRASGSYECGICGKKYKYYNCFQTHVRAHRDTEATSGEGASQGNNFRYTCDICGKKYKYYSCFQEHRDLHAVDVFSVEGAPENRADPFDQGVVATDEVKEEPPEPFQKIGPKTGNYTCEFCGKQYKYYTPYQEHVALHAPISTAPGWEPPDDPDTGSECSHPEVSPSPRFVAAKTQTNQSGKKAPASVVRCSTLLHRTPPATQTQTFRTPNSGSPASKATAAESAFSRRVEGKAQNHFEETNSSSQNSSEPYTCGACGIQFQFYNNLLEHMQSHAADNENNIASNQSRSPPAVVEEKWKPQAQRNSTNNTTTGSLTPNSMIPEKERQNIAERLLRVMCADLGALSVVSGKEFLKLAQTLVDSGARYGAFSVTEILGNFNTLALKHLPRMYNQVKVKVTCALGSNACLGIGVTCHSQSVGPDSCYILTAYQAEGNHIKSYVLGVKGADIRDSGDLVHHWVQNVLSEFVMSEIRTVYVTDCRVSASAFSKAGMCLRCSACALNSVVQSVLSKRTLQARSMHEVIELLNVCEDLAGSTGLAKETFGSLEETSPPPCWNSVTDSLLLVHERYEQICEFYSRAKKMNLIQSLNKHLLSNLAAILTPVKQAVIELSNESQPTLQLVLPTYVRLEKLFTAKANDAGTVSKLCHLFLEALKENFKVHPAHKVAMILDPQQKLRPVPPYQHEEIIGKVCELINEVKESWTEEADFEPAAKKPRSAPGENPATQEDDRLGKNEVYDYLQEPLFQATPDLFQYWSCVTQKHTKLAKLAFWLLAVPAVGARSGCVNMCEQALLIKRRRLLSPEDMNKLMFLKSNML